From Aspergillus chevalieri M1 DNA, chromosome 4, nearly complete sequence, a single genomic window includes:
- a CDS encoding putative sexual development protein (LsdA) (COG:S;~EggNog:ENOG410PKTR;~SECRETED:SignalP(1-25)) encodes MFFLKSSVFCLLAASSIAFLASTQSKQVDFPLPDSLPDPSPSQIESIQMRAGGTLPNTPPPMRISSEGINNLKVMAFTELSEVAFFDELFRNITTNVPGYQIANAQERDMILKSLTTLLAQAELQTIAENNGLRRFNLNTVRPCHYSFPVSDYKSAIALGEVFTNLKLGTMQDIVTRFARGSDFDLALFATSIAGQKGQQSGWFRILQNKVASAVPFPTTGNVDFLFSAVQRFIVPSNYSSIVDIPLRTFQPLNILTPPGPQTQLIRVSWKPTTGGNPGQLWIAYINQLNTPIVERMNIISSNNETVVAEVLFPYEKYLLNGLTIAAVTTSGGPFANAAEVSQATAFGPGLITVN; translated from the exons ATGTTCTTCCTCAAATCCTCTGTCTTTTGCctcttggcagcttcttccaTTGCTTTCCTTGCCTCGACCCAGTCCAAGCAGGTCGATTTCCCTCTCCCTGACAGTCTACCCGATCCGTCCCCAAGCCAAATTGAATCGATCCAGATGCGAGCCGGTGGCACGTTGCCAAACACGCCCCCTCCGATGCGTATTAGCAGCGAGGGTATCAACAACTTGAAGGTCATGGCGTTTACTGAATTGTCCGAAGTGGCCTTCTTCGACGAACTCTTTCGAAATATCACCACCAACGTTCCGGGCTACCAGATTGCCAACGCGCAGGAGCGTGACATGATTCTCAAGTCTTTGACTACGCTGCTTGCT CAAGCAGAACTGCAGACGATCGCGGAAAACAATGGCCTACGACGTTTCAACCTCAACACTGTTCGGCCTTGTCATTATAGTTTCCCTGTGTCCGACTACAAATCTGCAATTGCACTGGGAGAGGTTTTTACGAATTTGAAACTGGGCACGATGCAAGATATCGTCACGCGGTTCGCCAGGGGAAGTGACTTCGACCTGGCCCTTTTCGCAACGTCTATAGCCGGTCAGAAGGGGCAGCAGTCCGGCTGGTTCCGCATTCTTCAAAACAAGGTAGCTAGTGCTGTGCCTTTTCCGACGACGGGAAATGTCGACTTTCTCTTCTCGGCTGTCCAGAGATTCATCGTGCCGAGCAACTACTCTAGCATCGTCGATATTCCTCTGCGTACCTTCCAGCCGCTGAACATCCTTACGCCTCCTGGTCCCCAAACGCAGCTCATTCGGGTCTCCTGGAAGCCTACCACGGGCGGTAATCCGGGACAACTGTGGATAGCCTATATCAACCAGCTGAATACGCCCATCGTCGAGCGAATGAACATTATCTCTAGCAATAATGAAACGGTGGTGGCTGAAGTGTTGTTTCCGTATGAGAAGTACCTTTTGAACGGATTGACAATCGCAGCGGTAACCACCAGTGGCGGACCGTTTGCGAATGCAGCCGAAGTGTCACAGGCGACGGCGTTTGGACCAGGATTGATTACTGTCAACTGA
- a CDS encoding polysaccharide lyase family 1 protein (CAZy:PL1;~COG:G;~EggNog:ENOG410PIPP;~InterPro:IPR012334,IPR002022,IPR011050;~PFAM:PF00544;~SECRETED:SignalP(1-20)): MRYTSLFTAAVAAFTTTTTAISVSGSAEGFAKGVTGGGDATPVYPSSTDELVSYLGDDEARVIVLSKTFDFTGTEGTTTGTGCAPWGTGSACQQAINSNDWCTNYQPDAPSVSVKYDNAGTLGITVASDKTILGEGSKGIIKGKGLRIVSGASNIIIQNIAVTDINPQYVWGGDGITLNDCDLVWIDHVTTERIGRQHIVLGTKEDNRVTISNSFINGESDYSATCDGYHYWGIYLDGNNDLVTLKGNYIYHTSGRSPKIQGNTLLHAVNNYWHDNSGHAFEIGEGGYVLAEGNVFQDVTTPVEDPVDGQLFTSPDSSTNAQCSSYLGRDCQINGFGSSGTFNQADTSLLSKFKGQNIASADTYSNVASSVTSNAGQGHL; the protein is encoded by the exons ATGAGATACACCTCCCTCTTCACCGCAGCAGTCGCTGccttcaccaccaccaccaccgcaaTCAGCGTCTCCGGCTCCGCCGAAGGCTTCGCGAAAGGTGTGACCGGCGGTGGTGATGCGACCCCCGTCTACCCCTCCTCCACGGACGAGCTGGTCTCGTACCTGGGCGATGATGAGGCGCGCGTGATCGTCCTCTCCAAGACCTTCGACTTCACAGGTACCGAGGGCACGACTACCGGGACTGGCTGCGCGCCTTGGGGTACCGGCTCGGCCTGTCAGCAGGCGATCAACTCGAATGACTGGTGCACCAACTACCAGCCTGATGCGCCGAGTGTCAGTGTGAAGTATGATAATGCGGGTACATTGGGTATTACTGTTGCGTCGGATAAGACTATTCTGGGTGAGGGCTCGAAGGGTATTATCAAGGGCAAGGGGTTGCGGATTGTCAGCGGTGCTTCGAACATTATTATTCA GAATATCGCTGTCACCGATATCAACCCCCAGTATGTCTGGGGAGGTGACGGTATCACCCTGAACGACTGTGACCTTGTCTGGATCGACCACGTTACC ACCGAGCGCATTGGTCGCCAGCACATCGTCCTCGGAACCAAGGAAGACAACCGCGTCACCATTTCCAACTCCTTCATCAACGGTGAATCCGACTACTCCGCCACCTGCGACGGCTACCACTACTGGGGCATCTACCTCGACGGCAACAACGATCTGGTCACTTTGAAGGGTAACTACATCTACCACACCAGTGGCCGCTCTCCTAAGATCCAGGGTAACACCTTGCTGCACGCT GTCAACAACTACTGGCACGACAACTCCGGCCACGCCTTCGAGATCGGCGAGGGTGGTTACGTCCTTGCTGAGGGTAATGTTTTCCAGGATGTTACTACCCCCGTCGAGGACCCCGTTGATGGCCAGCTCTTCACTTCCCCTGACTCCAGCACCAACGCTCAGTGTTCCTCGTACCTTGGCAGAGACTGTCAGATCAACGGTTTTGGTAGCTCTGGTACCTTCAACCAGGCCGATACTAGCCTGCTGTCTAAGTTCAAGGGTCAGAACATTGCTTCTGCTGATACTTACTCTAATGTTGCCTCGAGCGTTACCAGCAACGCCGGTCAGGGACACCTGTAA
- a CDS encoding putative nitrate reductase (COG:C;~EggNog:ENOG410PVK7;~InterPro:IPR001834,IPR014756,IPR036374,IPR001433, IPR005066,IPR001199,IPR017927,IPR008333,IPR008335, IPR036400,IPR017938,IPR039261,IPR000572;~PFAM:PF00174,PF00175,PF03404,PF00173,PF00970;~go_function: GO:0016491 - oxidoreductase activity [Evidence IEA];~go_function: GO:0030151 - molybdenum ion binding [Evidence IEA];~go_process: GO:0055114 - oxidation-reduction process [Evidence IEA]) translates to MPETSGASKKDIFNEPHWTKTHSHRVGLRDGDDRFPGLTHSGDDWRFAIEEEAEEKIQELKEKAARGELLTVRDFIAKQEDFEFKRPEVHPKNRRYVLHITEDFIKEGQGWLINEKKRQHEEEKRQTQDTDKEEDSEPESKKGKKENESKPEYSPEQQAFLRNLCEEAEHIRSMKQNDGKGRSPAWTEMTSTQIDELDQFSPDNWIARPDTLIRITGKNPLNAEPDLSQLFDAGLITPNRLHYVRNHGSVPNLEWANHKLEISAGRSLALLMDDLTDQFESVNIPVLLACDGNRRKELNMIRRSKGFNFGPGAVSCAYWKGVLLRDVLLKADIMQLLDDYPSASLWVHFEGADELSEGRYSTCIPLEYAMDPNNDVLLAYEMNNSPLPADHGYPLRLIIPGYIGGRCVKWLANIWVTDRENDSYYHIYDNRVLPRFVTDPNSEFADILFHNPSTICNEQALNSIIVKPAQGESIRLIDVKTGQTYRIEGFAYSGGGQEVQRVEISLDGGENWLYCVRRYPEAPLRHGKKFWTWLFWHVDVDLSRMLEAQTITVRCFDVGKNTQPNTPSWNLTGMMNNCQYVVKPQVINAPDTNELLLMFRHPCEPGSGEGGWMKPSTEIQMEQAKRSAIAPQKQFTREEIENHSSERDCWIVINDKVYDATSVLSWHPGGITPILNHAGRVHSETTEAFESIHDDFAQRKLQECALGVVTDKVKEFMKHMAEQKAKQRAMSARRDTDVALSRHKWTLVRLVRKTKISGDTSRYTFQLPPSSKTLGLETGQHVQLGFHFRDRLVFRPYTPVWPILSSQDGGSFDLVVKTYYPDPGQPGGTMSNILDCLREGEVVEVKGPSGQIRYQGNGEILVDNKKYSFDRVTLILGGSGITPGYQLVARILLTEEDRTEIRVIDANKTEDDILLRTELDQFAQDNSDQFSIIHVLSNPGKDWSGETGHVNERILRQYAFEPDDRSVALLCGPPAMIKKAVLPVLKDWGYHEDKNLFGF, encoded by the exons ATGCCGGAGACATCAGGAGCATCGAAGAAAGATATTTTCAATGAGCCACATTGGACCAAGACACACAGTCATCGGGTAGGGTTGCGAGACGGCGATGACCGATTCCCCGGTCTGACACATTCCGGAGATGACTGGCGGTTTGCAATTGAAGAAGAGGCCGAGGAGAAGATCCAAGAATTGAAAGAAAAGGCAGCCCGCGGAGAACTGCTCACTGTTCGCGACTTCATTGCCAAACAAGAG GACTTTGAATTTAAACGACCAGAAGTCCATCCGAAGAACCGGCGATATGTCCTGCACATTACAGAAGATTTTATCAAAGAGGGACAAGGTTGGCTCATTAACGAGAAAAAGCGCCAAcacgaagaagagaaacGGCAAACGCAGGACACAGACAAAGAAGAGGACTCGGAACCCGAATCcaagaagggaaagaaagaaaacgagAGTAAACCTGAATACAGCCCGGAGCAGCAGGCGTTTTTGCGGAATTTATGTGAGGAGGCGGAACATATACGCTCGATGAAACAGAATGACGGCAAAGGCCGTTCGCCTGCGTGGACTGAAATGACGTCCACGCAAATTGACGAGTTGGATCAATTCAGCCCAGATAACTGGATTGCGCGACCCGACACTCTAATCCGAATCACTGGTAAAAATCCGTTGAACGCAGAGCCGGATTTGTCACAGCTTTTTGATGCAGGCCTTATCACACCGAACCGACTTCATTATGTCCGAAATCATGGCTCAGTTCCGAACTTGGAGTGGGCGAATCATAAACTTGAGATATCAGCTGGAAGATCTCTGGCACTTCTCATGGATGACCTAACAGACCAATTTGAAAGCGTAAATATTCCGGTTCTTCTGGCCTGTGATGGCAACCGCCGGAAGGAACTCAATATGATTAGGCGGTCCAAAGGGTTCAATTTCGGCCCTGGGGCTGTCAGTTGCGCGTACTGGAAAGGAGTTCTGTTGCGGGATGTGCTTTTGAAAGCTGATATCATGCAGTTATTGGACGACTACCCAAGTGCGAGTCTTTGGGTTCATTTTGAGGGCGCAGATGAACTCAGCGAAGGGAGGTATTCCACCTGTATACCCTTGGAATACGCTATGGATCCGAATAACGACGTTTTGCTCGCTTATGAAATGAATAACAGCCCTCTGCCAGCTGATCATGGATATCCGCTCCGACTGATCATCCCTGGATATATTGGAGGTCGGTGCGTGAAGTGGCTGGCGAATATATGGGTGACAGATCGTGAGAATGACAGTTACTACCATATATATGACAACCGTGTTCTTCCCCGCTTTGTGACAGATCCGAACTCCGAATTTGCGGACATTTTATTCCACAACCCGAGTACCATCTGCAATGAACAGGCATTGAACTCTATCATTGTGAAACCAGCCCAAGGTGAGTCAATAAGGCTCATCGATGTAAAGACAGGCCAAACATATCGGATAGAAGGATTTGCATATAGTGGAGGCGGGCAGGAAGTACAGCGTGTTGAGATCAGCCTGGATGGAGGTGAAAACTGGTTGTACTGCGTGCGGCGG TATCCTGAAGCACCACTGCGGCACGGAAAGAAATTTTGGACATGGCTGTTTTGGCATGTTGATGTTGACCTTTCACGAATGCTGGAGGCCCAAACCATTACCGTGCGATGCTTTGATGTAGGTAAGAATACGCAGCCTAATACGCCTTCTTGGAATTTGACAGG AATGATGAACAATTGCCAGTACGTGGTCAAGCCACAAGTCATCAACGCCCCTGACACAAACGAGTTGCTCTTGATGTTTCGTCATCCCTGCGAACCAGGTTCTGGAGAAGGCGGATGGATGAAACCATCCACAGAGATTCAAATGGAGCAAGCTAAGCGCTCCGCAATAGCTCCTCAGAAACAGTTCACTCGAGAGGAAATAGAAAATCATTCCAGTGAACGGGACTGCTGGATCGTGATCAATGATAAAGTGTACGATGCCACCAGTGTTCTGAGTTGGCACCCTGGTGGCATAACACCGATCCTCAATCATGCTGGGCGAGTTCATTCGGAGACGACGGAGGCCTTTGAGAGTATTCACGATGACTTTGCCCAAAGGAAGTTGCAAG AATGCGCCTTGGGAGTGGTGACCGACAAAGTAAAGGAATTTATGAAACACATGGCCGAACAGAAAGCCAAACAGAGGGCTATGTCGGCCAGAAGGGATACGGATGTAGCACTTAGCCGGCATAA ATGGACATTGGTGCGACTTGTGCGAAAAACCAAGATTTCAGGGGATACCAGTCGGTATACATTTCAACTGCCGCCGTCCTCCAAAACATTAGGGTTGGAAACTGGTCAACATGTGCAACTGGGATTTCACTTCCGAGATCGACTGGTTTTTCGTCCGTACACTCCCGTTTGGCCAATCCTCTCGAGCCAAGACGGAGGAAGTTTCGATCTAGTCGTAAAGACGTACTATCCAGATCCAGGACAGCCAGGAGGAACCATGTCGAATATTCTGGACTGTCTTCGGGAGGGTGAAGTGGTGGAAGTGAAAGGACCATCTGGGCAAATCAGATATCAGGGTAATGGGGAGATCCTCGTTGACAACAAAAAGTATTCTTTCGATCGTGTCACCCTGATTCTTGGTGGTTCAGGGATAACCCCGGGGTACCAACTTGTCGCCAGGATTCTATTGACAGAGGAAGATCGAACAGAAATCAGGGTTATCGATGCCAACAAAACCGAGGATGATATTCTATTGCGTACAGAACTTGATCAATTTGCGCAAGACAACTCGGACCAATTTAGTATCATCCATGTTTTGTCTAATCCGGGGAAAGATTGGTCAGGCGAAACGGGCCATGTAAACGAAAGGATTCTCCGCCAGTATGCGTTTGAACCAGACGATAGATCTGTGGCCCTCTTATGCGGACCTCCAGCAATGATCAAGAAAGCGGTGCTGCCAGTACTTAAGGACTGGGGCTATCATGAAGACAAGAATCTGTTTGGATTCTAG